The genomic window ACACACTCGATGCCCATACTATGTAGTATAAAGTTGAGAAAGTCGTAGGGATGTCCTTGGATGGCGCCTCCTTCAGCTTAGCACTGTCATCGGCTGGAAGAGGAATGTTGTATTTGTTTCTAGCCGGATATACAGACGATGGAATTGTTGTATACTATTTGAGGGTTTAATAACTAATTCAAAAGTTTTTTTAGAATTTTCAAAAGATTTTGTTGGACGAAAGAGTAATGGTGCATTAAATTGTGATTGTTTATATACAATTTTTGTTAATATTCTAAAGCAAAGAGGTAATGTTGGTTATTTGATTTGCAAGATTATATTTTGTTCCTTTTCTTTTGCATTATTTGAACTTGGCAACATCACCATAAAAAAGCAACCTTTTCTGTGTTCCCCATCACAGGTAAATTTCAATTGGATTGTCTAGAAAAAAGGTAAACTTCAAGATGCATCGTGGTCACTCTTCATCcaaccctctctctcctccttatcTCACCAACGATGTCGGTAACATCCAGAGTCAGGGAATATCTTAATTGTCAAGTCCCGGTGAGCTCTAAATATCTTCTTCCGTAAGAAGTATTTATTCAAATATTTTACTCATTTTTAATTATTGTATATCACATGATGTATTCATAAGATGTGGTAGGCATGAAAATTAAACTATAACAGTGACAACGAACAACAGCAACCAATTATTATATTGGTGCTCATTTAGAAGAAAAATAAAATGCAATCGGTGCTGGCACGTATAGCAACATCTAGTAGTAGCTTCTGGTCGATGCAGCAACTAAAAAAGCAATCCACACGGAGAGCTATCTCCACTGCGTGCCTTATCCACGTCGCCtcttcttcctgctccagccacacACACCCACGCGACCGTGCTCCAGTCCACAGCGCCGCGTTCCCTTTCTCTTCCCTCCTCTCTACAATCCTCCAAGCTTTCGTCGGCCAGTTGCGGGGCGGCTGCGTATGGGCTCCAGGTGGCCAGGGCTGCGCGCGGCGGCAGGCTGGGGCTGTGGCGGAGGCGCGGCAGCGGTGGCCGGCGGCTGCTTGAAGGGGCCGCGTGGATCTGCCGCCGGGGCTTCGGATCGGCGTGGTCGTCTGAGCCCCGAGTTTTCGACGCCGAGGTCAGCGCTCCTTGAGCATTCGCGTACATGCGTCCGCAGCCCGTCGTAGCTAGCTTGTACTGCTCCATGTGCAGACATGAGTTTTATCAGAGCCGGTGAAGCATTTGCGCTTCAAGCTACCTCTGACTCCTTCGTTCACTGTTTAGTGGCTAGGCCATCAATAATCCCAAACCCATTGCCAAATCTAAAAGGCAGGTTTGATGAATCCAACAACCGGCAGCGGCAAAAACCTTCAAGATATTGCTTTATTCATTGGGCAATCTGCAGCAGTATATCTACTTACTTGGCAATGACAAACATATACTGATCGATGATATACACTTGTAGATTAGGGTGAATTGTACTTACCCGCGCTTATCTTTTGGTCTGAACAGAGCTTGGCGATCCAGAGGGTGCTGGTCTCCGTCGGTGGACATTCGATGACAAATGAAAAAAAACAGAGGCAACTAATTCAGCGAGGCCGCCCACCCAGCAAAACGCACCAAAGAACCAATTCTTTCTTAACCAGAGAAGAAGAAGGTGAGGCCCAATCTCAGCTGCCGTCTGTCCTTACCTGCCTACGTCCGGCGGGCCGATGGGGGGCCGGACCTGAGGCGACATGGCCCTCCCAAGAGAGAAGCAGGCGTCGGCGCTGTGCAGGCCGTCCATGGCGATGGAGACGCCCGGGCAGGAAGGGCTCGATCCGGATGAACCAGCCCACACCGAGCCCGGCCGCCTCAACAGGAGCTCGTCTCTCTGCCTGCCAGTGGCTCACCGAagccgccatcgccggcgaccgCCTCCCTCACCTTGTGCCCCTTCTCCTTCGCCTTTCTTCCTCTCTTCCCCGAGGAGCGGGGAGCCGGCGAATCCGTCAGTCAGGAGCTGGGCAGCGCCCTCCATCATCGCCGTCGTTTGGGGAGGGACGCGGTCCTGGTCGATGCGGTGTGGGGCGGGCGACGCggggcaggaggtggcggcgggatGAAGGTACATGCGATGGGCACCGGCAAACAGAGGCGGGCAGCGGAGGTGCTGCAGGAGCGGCGCTCGAGcgcgaggtgaggaggaggagcagaggaaggggAGGCTGGAGGTGGTCCTCGCTGACGATGGCGGGACGCAGGCGTGAGCGGGAGGGTGAGAGGAAACGGGACAGCGGCCTGCTGGTGGCTGCCGGCGACGGCGGGTGGCGAGGGGTCGTCGGAGCGGCGTCGTGGACGCCGGCGCCAAGCGGCGGCGAGTGGCCGTCAGTGGAGTCTGGGAATGGATAAGGAATATAAGGACTGACTGCAGACTGCGGGCTGAAGTCCAACTAATGCAGGGGCTCTTTTGCAAAAATGAAACGTTTTTTGAGGAACTCACTTGAtaaaggactgcgggttgaattcaaCAAACAAtaggtttttttttcaaaaacggcaatgacggacgaccagaaacccaatttgctttattattaggtaaagatttagGATGATATATGGTGTCGTCGGGTTTT from Triticum aestivum cultivar Chinese Spring chromosome 3B, IWGSC CS RefSeq v2.1, whole genome shotgun sequence includes these protein-coding regions:
- the LOC123072443 gene encoding uncharacterized protein; translation: MTNEKKQRQLIQRGRPPSKTHQRTNSFLTREEEGEAQSQLPSVLTCLRPAGRWGAGPEATWPSQERSRRRRCAGRPWRWRRPGRKGSIRMNQPTPSPAASTGARLSACQWLTEAAIAGDRLPHLVPLLLRLSSSLPRGAGSRRIRQSGAGQRPPSSPSFGEGRGPGRCGVGRATRGRRWRRDEGTCDGHRQTEAGSGGAAGAALEREVRRRSRGRGGWRWSSLTMAGRRREREGERKRDSGLLVAAGDGGWRGVVGAASWTPAPSGGEWPSVESGNG